The following coding sequences are from one Leucoraja erinacea ecotype New England chromosome 2, Leri_hhj_1, whole genome shotgun sequence window:
- the aste1b gene encoding protein asteroid homolog 1, whose translation MGIHGLTSYIGENHHFFNNIKLQNTRIVIDGNNLFHRLYFDSGLDLKYGGEYDSFTDTIYKFFEALLLCNISPYVVFDGGCDCSDKKFETIKQRAKDNILKAHTISRGGRGTVLPLLAPEVFKQVLMQLQVPFVQCHSEADRDIVTLANQWNCPVLTLDSDFCIFELKAGYCPLNYFKWKNITGLKDHSDFYISAQCFSIENFCNHFNHLNKALLPLFAVLNGNDYINLPFLENLFTRVRFHARTSSAGRKNTRIQGLLNWLAEFSEPKDAIENILKHLKQSELEKVRAVLYYHMDEYIQSEVDLAMYFHNKEIRPHVPTVLANKAPEWMLVALLKGELAPFLSDCLTLRRTFLHAQVENNRRSSSHRCSLYIRQVIYGLLISEETFPDATLGLSAKLPGKASLSTEEFGKVHYVQEYDRHEQTLRKNNIQAVGKSFNSVKIHSLQRLPEISILDRTHFFLETLKVNADVHALPVNLHLTVYITCYWIAQAEPKVTLHHLQALLLCIVTGELHKLIHKPGNENSTENGSEMVYERLSQLRQKEQQMGNLNVDVAHVFCQWQSCLLMGIYLNQLLCCPLPTPDITRLYSGTLIHHFYQELKSMASTENLLEGSLAADEMYSQLLHAVTATVPTDFFSMGKKSKSRGKLKKKQTIVTSTDKGYQGLPLGNDANRFATLPNENCA comes from the exons ATGGGTATCCATGGATTGACGTCCTACATTGGAGAAAATCatcatttttttaataatataaaattacaaaatacAAGAATTGTGATTGATGGTAATAACTTATTTCACAGACTTTACTTTGACTCTGGTTTGGATCTTAAGTATGGAGGTGAATACGATTCATTTACAGATACCATCTATAAATTCTTTGAAGCTCTATTACTCTGTAATATTTCACCATATGTGGTTTTCGATGGTGGATGCGACTGCTCTGATAAAAAATTTGAAACTATCAAACAACGTGCCAAGGACAATATCCTCAAGGCACACACAATTTCAAGAGGTGGAAGAGGGACTGTGTTGCCACTACTTGCTCCAGAAGTTTTTAAACAAGTTTTAATGCAGTTGCAAGTACCATTTGTCCAGTGTCATTCTGAAGCAGACCGTGACATTGTCACTCTTGCTAATCAATGGAACTGCCCTGTCCTAACACTGGATAGTGACTTCTGTATCTTCGAGTTAAAGGCTGGTTATTGTCCACTCAATTATTTCAAGTGGAAAAATATAACTGGTCTTAAAGATCATTCTGATTTCTATATTTCGGCCCAGTGTTTCTCAATAGAAAATTTCTGCAACCATTTTAATCACCTGAACAAAGCTCTCCTTCCACTCTTCGCAGTGTTGAATGGTAATGATTATATTAATCTTCCTTTTTTGGAGAACCTTTTCACCAGAGTGCGTTTCCATGCAAGGACGTCTTCAGCAGGAAGGAAGAACACACGTATTCAAGGGCTCCTGAACTGGCTGGCTGAGTTTTCTGAGCCAAAAGATGCAATAGAAAACATTCTGAAGCACCTCAAGCAAAGTGAACTCGAGAAGGTCCGAGCAGTTCTGTATTATCATATGGATGAATACATTCAGTCGGAGGTGGATCTTGCAATGTACTTTCATAACAAGGAGATAAGGCCCCATGTTCCCACTGTGTTGGCAAACAAAGCCCCAGAATGGATGTTAGTTGCCCTGTTGAAAGGAGAGTTGGCTCCATTTCTGAGTGACTGCTTGACCTTGAGAAGAACGTTCCTACATGCTCAGGTGGAAAACAACCGCAGGAGCAGCAGTCACAGGTGCTCATTGTACATTCGCCAGGTTATTTATGGATTGCTAATTTCCGAGGAGACTTTTCCTGATGCAACATTGGGTTTATCTGCTAAATTACCAGGAAAGGCCAGCCTTAGTACTGAAGAATTCGGAAAAGTGCATTATGTGCAAGAATATGATAGGCATGAGCAGACCTTAAGAAAAAACAACATTCAAGCAGTAGGGAAAAGTTTCAACTCCGTCAAAATACATTCACTGCAAAGACTACCAGAA ATTTCTATCCTGGATAGAACCCATTTTTTTTTGGAGACCCTGAAAGTGAATGCTGATGTGCACGCTTTGCCAGTCAACCTTCATTTAACAGTTTATATTACCTGCTACTGGATAGCTCAGGCTGAACCCAAAGTGACATTGCACCATCTCCAGGCTCTACTGCTTTGTATTGTAACTGGAGAATTACATAAACTAATACACAAACCTG GGAACGAGAACTCCACCGAGAATGGCAGTGAAATGGTGTATGAAAGACTTTCCCAGCTGAGACAAAAAGAGCAGCAAATGGGAAATCTGAATGTAGATGTAGCTCACGTCTTCTGTCAATGGCAGAGTTGTCTTTTAATGGGAATCTATTTAAATCAGCTCTTGTGCTGTCCTCTTCCAACACCAGATATTACACG GCTCTACAGTGGAACTTTAATTCATCATTTCTACcaagagctgaaatcaatggcTTCCACAGAGAATCTACTGGAAGGTTCCCTGGCTGCAGATGAAATGTACTCCCAGCTCCTACATGCAGTGACTGCCACAGTACCAACAGATTTCTTTAGTATGGGGAAAAAATCCAAGTCTCGTGGCAAGTTGAAGAAAAAACAAACTATTGTGACATCAACAGACAAAGGTTATCAAGGGCTCCCTTTGGGAAATGATGCAAATAGATTTGCAACCTTGCCAAATGAGAACTGTGCCTAA
- the hscb gene encoding LOW QUALITY PROTEIN: iron-sulfur cluster co-chaperone protein HscB (The sequence of the model RefSeq protein was modified relative to this genomic sequence to represent the inferred CDS: inserted 1 base in 1 codon), with product MLGALVRAARSPLLTGWRPRALLRPAEACVRACXRGLRPIPAAGCCCWRCGAAPEPPGFFCSSCRALQAPDRRLDYFQLLGLPRRFPLDPERLREAHRRLQRALHPDNFARSSAVERRHSELQSALLNEAFAALLRPLSRGLYLLELELPGEPPAAGEAEAEADPALLGAVLELNERLAEADNQADVRRVAASVEARLRELEDKVDLAFEQGRPRDARPLLRQMKYWNSIGDRVKERLLPR from the exons ATGCTCGGCGCCCTGGTGCGTGCGGCCCGTTCCCCGCTGCTCACCGGCTGGAGGCCCCGGGCCTTGCTGCGACCCGCCGAGGCCTGTGTCCGGGCCT CCCGCGGCCTGCGCCCCATCCCCGCcgccggctgctgctgctggcgctGCGGAGCCGCCCCCGAGCCCCCCGGCTTCTTCTGCTCGTCCTGCCGGGCCCTGCAAGCCCCGGACCGGCGGCTCGATTACTTCCAGCTGCTGGGGCTGCCGCGCCGATTCCCCCTGGACCCCGAGCGGCTGCGGGAGGCGCACCGGCGGCTGCAGCGGGCCCTGCACCCGGACAACTTCGCCCGCAGCTCGGCGGTGGAGCGCCGCCACTCGGAGCTACAGTCGGCGCTGCTGAACGAGGCGTTCGCCGCCTTGTTGCGGCCCCTGTCCCGCGGCCTCTAcctgctggagctggagctgccgggTGAGCCGCCGGCCGCCGGGGAGGCTGAGGCCGAGGCAGACCCCGCCTTGCTGGGCGCTGTGCTGGAGCTGAACGAGCGCTTGGCCGAGGCCGACAACCAGGCCGACGTTCGCCGTGTGGCCGCCTCGGTGGAAGCGCGGCTGCGGGAGCTGGAGGACAAGGTGGACCTGGCCTTCGAGCAGGGTCGCCCCCGGGACGCTCGGCCGCTGCTGCGCCAGATGAAGTACTGGAACAGCATCGGCGACCGGGTGAAGGAGCGGCTGCTGCCCCGCTGA